From Diospyros lotus cultivar Yz01 chromosome 4, ASM1463336v1, whole genome shotgun sequence, a single genomic window includes:
- the LOC127798798 gene encoding glycine-rich cell wall structural protein 1-like: MIPTRSRTASRQTDSLGGDQAPQPSPTSGYTVRGRGRGRGERRGRGRGRGRGRGSGRSGVDFDGSTLTRDRDQLIIDSLANITVLLTNIVNSQRQPEAPGGVSPDTRVGGGTGDGTEDGTRGGTSGGTGDGAVAGGARGAVSGGAAGVAVGTGDAGETRGQPPVDLPVDPEAVGIDYEFERFMGLKLPQFRGARDKAEEG; this comes from the coding sequence ATGATACCTACTCGTTCTCGGACAGCATCCAGGCAGACAGATTCTTTAGGGGGTGATCAGGCTCCTCAGCCCTCACCTACCAGCGGTTACACGGTCAGAGGCCGTGGACGAGGTCGTGGCGAACGACGTGGCCGAGGCCGAGGTAGAGGCCGGGGCCGTGGTTCGGGTCGCAGTGGAGTTGACTTTGATGGTAGTACTCTGACGAGAGATAGGGACCAGCTGATTATTGACTCCTTGGCAAACATCACGGTGCTGTTGACAAATATAGTTAATTCTCAGAGACAGCCAGAGGCGCCAGGGGGTGTGAGCCCTGATACTAGGGTTGGTGGCGGCACTGGAGATGGCACCGAGGATGGCACTAGAGGTGGCACTAGTGGCGGCACTGGCGACGGTGCTGTGGCTGGTGGCGCCAGGGGGGCCGTTAGCGGTGGCGCTGCAGGTGTTGCCGTCGGCACTGGTGATGCAGGCGAGACTAGGGGACAGCCTCCAGTGGACCTTCCAGTGGACCCTGAGGCCGTTGGGATAGATTATGAGTTTGAGCGGTTTATGGGTCTGAAGCTGCCCCAGTTCAGAGGTGCGAGAGATAAGGCTGAAGAGGGTTAG